One Candidatus Margulisiibacteriota bacterium DNA window includes the following coding sequences:
- a CDS encoding NADH-quinone oxidoreductase subunit C has translation MSVNKVLTYTVPADKFAGTAFEQKKKGAFLAAEWSAESENYFEVYACYRLNGEYQIVRTEISKEKAEFDSISGYYLAASRFERQIYSLMGIKAIGNTDQRPWIKFEDWPVDAWPLRKNFKQNTVLRRSEGTYDWIQAEGEGVFEIPVGPVHAGIIEPGHFRFQAVGEAIINLEERLGYVHKGIEKRYESTPWLEGYKLAGRVSGDSTVAHSLAYCIALEAMTGCKVPARAAWLRAIFLERERIANHLGDIGAIGNDAAFSILLYQLMRLKEMLLRTNQLLWGHRYVMDKIVPGGIVADIDKNGIEQILTELKKIEKEFKLLVKIYDGNPSLEERVLTTGILSKAQALELGVVGFVARASGLDIDSRVQNPFSPYDQLEIKVPVFTAGDVNARVWVRIEEVRESIRLIRLLLNNLPSGAIKTDCPLPPPNKTGFAVVEGWRGEIIYWLQSDSKGAINRCMARDPSALNWKGLEYSVLDNIVPDFPLCNKSFNASYAGNDL, from the coding sequence ATGAGTGTAAATAAAGTTCTGACTTATACAGTTCCCGCTGATAAATTTGCCGGGACAGCTTTTGAGCAAAAGAAAAAAGGCGCTTTCCTGGCTGCTGAGTGGTCAGCGGAAAGTGAGAATTATTTTGAAGTATATGCCTGTTACAGATTGAATGGCGAATATCAGATTGTCAGAACTGAGATTAGCAAAGAAAAAGCCGAATTTGACAGTATCTCCGGCTATTACTTGGCCGCGAGCAGGTTTGAACGGCAGATATATAGCTTGATGGGAATTAAAGCCATTGGAAATACGGATCAGAGGCCCTGGATTAAATTCGAAGATTGGCCGGTAGATGCTTGGCCGCTGCGTAAAAATTTCAAACAAAATACGGTCCTGCGAAGAAGCGAAGGAACATATGACTGGATACAGGCAGAGGGCGAGGGAGTTTTTGAAATACCGGTTGGGCCGGTACATGCCGGAATTATTGAACCGGGTCATTTTCGTTTTCAGGCGGTAGGTGAGGCTATTATTAATCTGGAAGAAAGACTGGGATATGTGCATAAAGGGATTGAAAAACGTTATGAATCTACTCCCTGGCTGGAGGGATATAAGCTAGCCGGTAGAGTTTCCGGCGATTCTACAGTCGCGCACAGTTTGGCGTATTGCATAGCCTTGGAAGCAATGACCGGCTGCAAAGTGCCGGCCAGAGCAGCCTGGCTTAGAGCGATATTTCTGGAGCGTGAACGTATTGCCAATCATTTGGGCGATATAGGAGCCATAGGCAATGACGCGGCTTTCAGTATTTTATTATATCAATTGATGCGCTTAAAAGAGATGTTATTGCGCACAAATCAGCTCTTATGGGGCCACAGATATGTAATGGATAAAATAGTACCCGGAGGAATTGTCGCTGATATTGATAAAAACGGGATTGAACAAATACTCACTGAGCTGAAAAAAATTGAAAAAGAGTTCAAATTACTGGTAAAAATTTATGACGGCAATCCGTCTTTGGAAGAAAGAGTCTTAACGACAGGAATATTGTCCAAAGCTCAGGCTTTAGAATTGGGCGTTGTAGGGTTTGTGGCCAGAGCCAGCGGGCTGGATATAGATTCGCGGGTACAAAATCCGTTTTCACCCTATGATCAGCTGGAGATAAAAGTACCTGTGTTTACCGCAGGCGATGTTAATGCCCGGGTTTGGGTAAGAATTGAAGAGGTTAGGGAATCAATCAGATTAATTCGTTTGCTGCTGAACAATTTACCATCCGGCGCGATAAAAACCGATTGTCCTCTTCCTCCCCCTAACAAAACCGGTTTCGCTGTTGTGGAAGGCTGGCGCGGTGAAATAATTTACTGGCTGCAAAGCGACTCCAAAGGAGCGATTAACCGCTGTATGGCAAGAGATCCGTCAGCACTGAACTGGAAGGGTTTGGAATACTCAGTACTGGATAACATTGTACCGGATTTTCCGCTTTGCAATAAAAGTTTTAATGCGTCTTACGCGGGGAACGATTTATGA
- a CDS encoding formate hydrogenlyase has product MLITEQIIIMLAALVLLTAFAMLVQRKMYGLISLFTWQGIFLAMATAFVGYVSHRHHLYISSVLTLILKVILLPYILRELINRLKIDREIETVVNVPITMLIGVVLVIFSYHLTSPVRELSTSATQSIIAIALATVMIGLLMMITRRKAVTQIIGFLAMENGLFFAAVTATYGMPLVVELGVAIDILIAAFIFGIFFLHINTTFDSLDVDQMARLKEE; this is encoded by the coding sequence ATGTTGATAACAGAACAAATAATTATTATGCTGGCAGCGCTGGTGTTGCTTACGGCGTTTGCCATGCTGGTGCAGAGAAAAATGTATGGCCTCATCAGTCTTTTTACCTGGCAGGGAATTTTTTTAGCCATGGCTACTGCCTTTGTGGGCTATGTGTCCCATCGTCATCATCTTTATATATCTTCGGTGTTGACCCTTATCTTAAAAGTGATCCTGCTTCCTTATATTTTGCGCGAATTGATCAACAGGCTGAAAATCGATCGGGAGATAGAAACCGTAGTTAATGTTCCCATAACCATGCTGATAGGTGTGGTACTGGTCATTTTTTCCTATCATCTGACTTCTCCCGTACGTGAACTGTCTACGTCCGCCACACAGTCTATTATCGCTATCGCTCTGGCAACCGTAATGATCGGTTTGCTGATGATGATCACCAGACGTAAGGCTGTAACGCAGATCATAGGTTTTCTGGCCATGGAAAACGGCTTATTTTTCGCGGCAGTTACTGCCACTTACGGAATGCCGCTGGTAGTGGAACTGGGTGTAGCCATTGATATTTTGATCGCTGCTTTTATTTTTGGCATCTTCTTTTTACATATTAATACTACTTTTGACAGTCTGGACGTGGATCAGATGGCCCGACTTAAAGAGGAATAA
- a CDS encoding NADH-quinone oxidoreductase subunit H produces the protein MKPIPYIIEIAQLFILLIGAPLFVGWIRRLKCWLQGRKSASLFQPYLDILKLFKKDVFLAKNASWIFRLTPYLVFGITLMIGAIIPILVIDLPFSSTADVIAIVALFAMIRFFTALAGMDIGTAFGGMGSSREMMIASLAEPAMLIVVFTVSLTSKSTSLSHIVQVITSSGLLATIRPSFIFAFWAFIMIAVAETGRIPVDNPATHLELTMIHEAMILEYSGRHLALMEWASMMKLFLFIVLGNAAFLPWGIADNISIVTVTLALFFLIIKFIIIGVVLVVFETSLAKMRLFRVTEFLGAAFLIAMLGMLSYFILE, from the coding sequence ATGAAACCGATACCTTATATTATTGAAATAGCTCAGTTGTTTATCCTGCTTATAGGGGCTCCTTTGTTTGTAGGATGGATTCGCAGACTGAAATGCTGGCTGCAGGGCCGAAAGTCTGCTAGTTTATTCCAGCCATATCTGGATATTTTGAAACTTTTTAAAAAAGATGTTTTCCTGGCCAAAAACGCGTCCTGGATATTTCGACTGACTCCCTATCTGGTATTCGGTATAACTTTAATGATCGGCGCAATCATTCCAATCCTGGTTATTGATTTGCCATTTTCTTCAACCGCTGATGTAATAGCTATTGTCGCGCTTTTTGCTATGATCCGTTTTTTTACAGCGCTGGCTGGTATGGATATCGGAACAGCTTTCGGCGGAATGGGTTCCAGCCGGGAAATGATGATTGCTTCTCTGGCTGAGCCGGCCATGCTGATTGTGGTTTTTACTGTTTCACTTACAAGTAAATCAACATCGCTGTCGCACATAGTGCAGGTTATTACCAGCAGCGGACTCCTTGCCACTATCAGACCTTCATTTATTTTTGCTTTCTGGGCCTTCATAATGATAGCTGTTGCCGAAACCGGCAGAATACCGGTTGATAATCCCGCTACCCATCTGGAATTAACCATGATTCATGAAGCCATGATCCTGGAATATTCGGGCAGACATTTGGCCCTTATGGAATGGGCCTCCATGATGAAACTCTTTTTGTTTATTGTTCTGGGCAACGCCGCATTTTTGCCCTGGGGTATTGCGGATAATATCAGCATAGTTACAGTTACTCTGGCTTTATTTTTTCTGATTATTAAATTTATTATTATCGGTGTGGTTTTGGTGGTTTTTGAAACCAGTCTGGCGAAAATGAGGCTTTTCAGGGTAACTGAGTTCCTGGGAGCGGCGTTTTTGATAGCCATGCTGGGAATGCTTTCTTATTTCATTCTGGAGTAA
- a CDS encoding NADH-quinone oxidoreductase subunit B family protein, whose protein sequence is MIRTLFQIFKTGIVTENVLGRDADNIEVLGSKLSKIIKKRFRGSLTIRQIDAGSCNGCELEIHALNNSIYNIEQYGVRFTASPRFADLLLVTGPVTLNMEIALKRTYEATPTPKLVVAVGDCGCGQGIFDENYATIGAIDKVIPVDARIKGCPPTPAALLNGILQAIS, encoded by the coding sequence ATGATCAGAACACTGTTTCAAATTTTTAAAACCGGTATTGTTACCGAAAACGTTTTGGGCCGGGATGCTGATAACATTGAGGTGTTGGGCAGCAAGCTGTCAAAAATAATAAAAAAAAGATTTCGCGGAAGTCTGACCATCAGACAGATAGATGCCGGGTCCTGCAATGGGTGTGAGCTGGAAATTCATGCCCTGAATAATTCGATATACAATATTGAGCAATACGGAGTTCGCTTTACCGCTTCACCGCGTTTTGCTGATTTATTGCTGGTTACCGGCCCGGTAACTCTGAATATGGAAATTGCCTTGAAACGAACCTATGAAGCCACGCCTACACCCAAGCTGGTCGTTGCCGTGGGTGACTGCGGCTGTGGGCAGGGAATATTTGATGAAAACTATGCCACGATAGGAGCTATAGATAAGGTTATTCCGGTCGATGCCCGCATTAAAGGGTGTCCACCGACTCCGGCGGCTTTGTTAAACGGGATTTTGCAAGCTATTTCCTGA
- a CDS encoding hydrogenase 4 subunit F, with protein MSLLILLFLPLFSALVLAIVGDKKFSYELNIIASAATFVAGVDLAVSVYLGGSMLVWDKYFFVDAFNVYLAVLTSFVSMTTAIFSRRYMKREREKGKVGHRSMRFYHAMFQLFIFAMLLCLLTNNIGVLWIAMELATLSTVLLVSLYRTPGAIEAAWKYFILCGVGIAQALFGTVLLYFAAERVLGEGGDALLWTNLAQYSDKLEPTILSLAFVFLMVGYGTKVGLAPLHNWLPDAHSEGPTPVSAVLSGLLLNIALYALVRCKTIVDGATHTHHAGYIMMGFGLLSILVGAFSLLRQKDIKRLFSYSSIEHMGIATFAFGLGGTIATYGALLHMLMHSLTKSSIFYSVGHASQMHSTQEIDKIKGLIKGNPYVGWGLVFGAMAIVGMPPFGIFISEFLILTATMKDAPWVAPLLLLGLVVAFAAIFKKVQPMTGGPVPDYQKRLKVASVPVILHLVLVLAIGLYMPVFLNNWFYKAVEILK; from the coding sequence ATGTCGCTTTTAATATTATTATTTTTACCGCTTTTTTCAGCTCTGGTTCTCGCCATTGTCGGTGATAAAAAGTTTTCCTATGAATTGAATATCATAGCTTCAGCCGCGACCTTTGTTGCCGGCGTTGATCTGGCTGTTTCAGTTTATCTTGGAGGCTCAATGCTGGTCTGGGACAAATATTTTTTTGTTGATGCCTTCAATGTTTACCTGGCTGTATTAACCTCATTCGTATCCATGACTACGGCCATTTTCAGCAGACGTTATATGAAAAGAGAACGTGAAAAGGGAAAGGTCGGCCACCGTTCAATGCGTTTTTATCATGCCATGTTCCAGCTTTTTATTTTCGCCATGCTCTTATGTCTGCTTACCAACAACATCGGTGTTTTATGGATAGCCATGGAACTGGCAACTCTATCAACGGTGCTTCTGGTTTCGCTTTATAGAACACCGGGTGCGATTGAAGCAGCCTGGAAATATTTTATTCTCTGCGGCGTGGGTATTGCCCAGGCCTTATTTGGTACTGTTCTTTTATATTTTGCAGCTGAAAGGGTACTGGGTGAAGGCGGAGATGCCTTGCTCTGGACCAATCTGGCGCAATACAGCGACAAACTGGAACCCACAATTTTATCATTGGCTTTTGTTTTCCTGATGGTAGGCTATGGCACCAAAGTAGGACTTGCTCCTTTGCATAACTGGTTGCCTGACGCTCATAGCGAAGGCCCCACACCTGTTTCAGCGGTTTTATCAGGACTGCTGTTAAATATTGCGCTTTATGCCCTGGTGCGCTGTAAGACAATTGTTGACGGCGCTACACATACCCATCACGCCGGTTATATTATGATGGGCTTTGGTTTGCTGTCCATACTGGTGGGGGCATTCTCCCTGTTAAGGCAAAAAGATATAAAACGCTTGTTTTCTTATTCCTCAATAGAGCATATGGGTATTGCCACTTTTGCTTTTGGGCTGGGCGGCACTATCGCTACTTATGGCGCGCTTTTGCATATGCTGATGCATAGCCTTACAAAATCCTCAATTTTTTATTCCGTTGGGCACGCTTCACAAATGCATTCCACGCAGGAGATTGATAAAATAAAAGGCCTGATCAAAGGTAATCCCTATGTGGGCTGGGGGCTGGTTTTTGGAGCCATGGCTATTGTGGGTATGCCGCCATTCGGAATATTTATCAGTGAATTTCTTATTCTCACAGCAACCATGAAGGACGCGCCCTGGGTTGCTCCTTTACTTTTGCTGGGCCTGGTGGTGGCTTTCGCGGCTATCTTTAAAAAAGTACAGCCCATGACCGGAGGTCCCGTACCCGATTATCAGAAAAGACTAAAGGTTGCCAGTGTGCCGGTAATTTTACACCTGGTTCTTGTTCTGGCTATAGGTTTATATATGCCTGTTTTTTTGAACAACTGGTTTTATAAAGCAGTGGAGATACTTAAATGA